One Sinorhizobium mexicanum genomic region harbors:
- a CDS encoding GFA family protein, with amino-acid sequence MIEGHCHCRSVRITVPIRPETLGDCNCSMCSRLGALWGYYPVADVTVSDEQKTLVGYVQGDATLTMHHCGRCGCTTHWSPRGRNASRMGVNMRMFDRAVWEEIPHRLIDGASW; translated from the coding sequence CAGGTCGGTGCGCATCACCGTGCCCATCCGCCCCGAGACGCTCGGTGATTGCAACTGTTCCATGTGCAGCCGGCTTGGCGCGCTGTGGGGTTACTATCCTGTTGCCGACGTCACGGTCAGCGACGAGCAGAAAACGCTTGTGGGCTATGTCCAGGGCGACGCAACGCTCACCATGCATCATTGCGGGCGCTGCGGCTGCACGACCCATTGGTCACCACGCGGGCGCAACGCCTCGCGCATGGGTGTGAATATGCGGATGTTCGACCGCGCGGTCTGGGAGGAGATCCCGCACCGATTGATCGACGGCGCAAGCTGGTAG
- a CDS encoding DUF3309 family protein, with the protein MLGTVLLVILILLLIGAFPSWPYSSGWGYGPSGILGVLVVVLVVLLLMGRI; encoded by the coding sequence ATGCTTGGAACCGTACTTCTCGTTATTTTGATCCTGCTCCTGATCGGCGCCTTTCCCTCCTGGCCTTATTCGAGCGGCTGGGGCTACGGCCCTTCCGGCATTCTCGGCGTCCTGGTGGTCGTGCTGGTCGTCCTGCTGTTAATGGGCAGGATCTGA
- a CDS encoding adenylate/guanylate cyclase domain-containing protein, translating into MAEERAQRRLAAIMAADVVGYSRLVELDESGTLATLKERRKQILEPLVRENNGRVVKTMGDGVLVEFASAVNAVTCAIEFQRRMQAANEGLADDRQILLRIGINLGDVVVEGGDLYGDGVIVAARLEAMAGPGEIFVSSSIYDQVRRRLYCEFDELGPHAIKNVVEPVSVYRIEPSGWGQHGAAKAPLPLPTKPSIAVLPFANMSNDPEQEVFVDGLTEDLITDLSRASGLFVIASNSVFAYKGRPTDVRRIARELGVRYVLEGSARRAAGRVRINAQLIDAMQGDHLWAERFDRSLEDIFAVQDEVTSKIVEALVGRLTTAPARNRPTDMAAYDLCVRARSLGLHTAGSAREAIFLLQRVIARDPDYAEAHRLLALNLWLSWEFWDQPIDPNRPRAVAEAQKAVELDPNDAGNRWVLGIILGHERRWEESDAEFDLALRLDPNHADAWAMRSDLIVLAGRPGDAIEHVRKALRLNPHPPGWYYWMLGQAQYASRDYEAAVQTLRRPETYRATSRRLLAASLARLGRLDDARTEAQLFMMNNPNFTIRQWAESQPFRDEELRRYFVDGYRLAGLPE; encoded by the coding sequence ATGGCTGAAGAACGCGCCCAACGGCGTCTTGCCGCGATAATGGCCGCCGACGTGGTCGGTTACAGCCGCCTCGTCGAACTCGACGAGAGCGGTACGCTCGCGACGTTGAAGGAACGCCGCAAGCAGATCCTGGAGCCACTTGTCCGCGAGAACAACGGCCGCGTCGTCAAGACCATGGGCGACGGTGTGCTGGTCGAGTTCGCGAGCGCAGTGAACGCCGTAACCTGTGCAATCGAATTCCAGCGGCGGATGCAGGCGGCAAACGAGGGGCTGGCCGACGACCGGCAAATTCTTCTGAGAATCGGTATCAACCTTGGCGACGTCGTCGTCGAAGGCGGCGATCTCTACGGTGATGGCGTCATCGTCGCCGCGCGGCTCGAGGCGATGGCCGGTCCGGGTGAGATCTTCGTTTCGAGCAGCATCTACGACCAGGTCCGCCGGCGGCTCTACTGCGAATTCGACGAGCTTGGCCCGCACGCCATCAAGAATGTGGTCGAGCCGGTTTCTGTCTACCGGATCGAGCCTTCGGGCTGGGGGCAGCATGGCGCCGCCAAGGCACCGTTGCCGCTGCCGACCAAGCCGTCCATTGCCGTCCTGCCGTTCGCGAACATGAGCAACGACCCGGAACAGGAGGTTTTTGTCGACGGTTTGACCGAAGACCTGATCACCGACCTCTCCAGGGCCAGCGGGCTGTTCGTCATCGCCAGCAATTCCGTCTTCGCCTACAAGGGCAGGCCCACGGATGTGCGCCGTATCGCCCGCGAGCTTGGCGTTCGCTACGTCCTGGAAGGCAGCGCCCGCCGCGCCGCCGGACGCGTTCGCATCAATGCCCAGCTGATCGACGCCATGCAGGGAGACCACCTGTGGGCGGAACGATTCGACCGTAGCCTGGAGGACATTTTCGCCGTCCAGGACGAAGTGACGAGCAAGATCGTCGAGGCGCTGGTCGGGCGATTGACGACCGCGCCGGCGCGAAACAGGCCGACGGACATGGCGGCCTACGACCTCTGTGTCCGGGCGCGTTCGCTCGGTCTGCATACAGCCGGCAGCGCGAGGGAGGCGATCTTCCTGCTGCAGCGGGTAATCGCACGCGATCCGGACTATGCCGAGGCACATCGGCTGCTGGCGCTGAACCTGTGGCTGAGCTGGGAGTTCTGGGATCAGCCAATCGACCCCAACCGGCCGCGAGCGGTGGCGGAAGCACAAAAGGCGGTCGAGCTCGACCCCAATGACGCCGGCAACCGCTGGGTGCTCGGCATCATTCTCGGGCATGAGCGGCGCTGGGAGGAGTCGGACGCGGAGTTCGACCTCGCCCTGAGGCTCGATCCGAACCACGCCGACGCCTGGGCGATGCGGTCGGATCTGATTGTCTTGGCCGGCCGACCCGGCGATGCCATCGAGCACGTCCGAAAGGCGCTCCGGCTCAATCCTCACCCGCCGGGCTGGTATTACTGGATGCTGGGGCAGGCCCAGTATGCGAGCCGCGATTACGAGGCGGCGGTCCAGACACTGCGTCGGCCGGAAACCTACCGCGCGACCTCGCGCCGCCTGCTCGCGGCAAGCCTGGCGCGGCTCGGACGCCTGGATGATGCGCGGACTGAAGCGCAGCTGTTCATGATGAACAACCCGAACTTCACGATACGGCAGTGGGCCGAATCGCAACCGTTCCGCGACGAAGAGCTCAGGCGGTATTTTGTCGACGGTTATCGACTGGCGGGTCTGCCGGAGTGA
- a CDS encoding L,D-transpeptidase, which yields MGWTRRDIVLGGLASLGTVAVQRPTFAAASSYFSGNAVDNGVTFRSTNFAKIDKKWRRQVVKYFSSEPIGTVVVDTRHHFLYLIMENKTAIRYGVGVGREGFKWYGRATIDRKSLWPRWTPPPEMRERHPELPESVEGGSPKNPLGPRAMYLLRDGVDTGYRLHGTLEPGSIGRDASSGCIRMFNEDAIDLYQRCPIGTAVQVLPHIADQAESAAELSQATPVE from the coding sequence ATGGGGTGGACGCGCAGGGATATTGTGCTTGGTGGTTTGGCCTCGCTCGGCACCGTGGCAGTCCAGAGACCCACATTCGCAGCGGCGTCTTCCTATTTTTCCGGCAACGCCGTCGACAACGGCGTGACCTTCCGAAGCACCAACTTTGCCAAGATCGACAAGAAGTGGCGCCGCCAGGTCGTCAAATATTTCAGCAGCGAGCCGATTGGCACCGTCGTTGTCGATACCAGGCACCATTTTCTCTACCTGATCATGGAGAACAAGACTGCCATCCGCTACGGCGTCGGCGTCGGCCGCGAGGGCTTCAAATGGTATGGCCGCGCCACGATCGACCGGAAATCGCTCTGGCCACGCTGGACGCCGCCGCCGGAGATGCGTGAGCGCCACCCCGAACTGCCTGAATCGGTCGAGGGCGGTTCGCCAAAGAACCCGCTTGGCCCGCGCGCCATGTACCTGCTTCGCGATGGTGTCGATACCGGCTATCGCCTGCACGGTACGCTGGAGCCGGGCAGCATCGGCAGGGATGCCTCCAGCGGTTGCATCCGCATGTTCAACGAAGATGCAATCGATCTTTATCAGCGTTGCCCCATCGGCACCGCGGTGCAAGTCCTGCCGCACATTGCCGACCAGGCCGAAAGTGCTGCTGAACTCAGCCAAGCAACTCCGGTCGAATGA